A part of Gemmatimonadota bacterium genomic DNA contains:
- a CDS encoding protocatechuate 3,4-dioxygenase: MSVNRRRFLYQSAALGAAVFVTPGVFAEQLTLTPRQTEGPYYPNKMPLDVDNDLVIINDAITPAVGEITHLTGRVLDVNANPVKNAIVEIWQVDSNGVYIHTGAPRQNRRDTNFQGFGRFETGSTGEYRFRTIKPVRYRGTRTAHIHFAINKNGHRLLTSQMYVKDNPDNEWDSIFRNTGRASHDLLSVPFKPLPGSEIGELTANFDVVIGESPEDRENDRGRRGRQRGWW; this comes from the coding sequence ATGTCTGTTAATCGCCGACGTTTTCTGTATCAGTCCGCTGCACTGGGTGCTGCGGTTTTTGTGACGCCAGGGGTTTTTGCCGAGCAACTGACGCTTACGCCCCGGCAGACCGAGGGGCCATATTATCCGAATAAGATGCCGCTGGATGTCGATAATGATCTCGTGATAATCAACGATGCGATTACGCCCGCTGTGGGAGAGATTACGCATTTGACCGGGCGCGTTTTGGATGTGAATGCCAACCCCGTAAAGAATGCCATAGTGGAGATCTGGCAGGTCGATAGCAATGGGGTTTATATTCATACCGGGGCTCCGCGACAGAATAGGCGGGACACGAATTTTCAGGGTTTTGGGCGTTTTGAGACGGGATCTACGGGTGAATACCGCTTTCGGACGATTAAGCCCGTGCGGTACAGAGGGACGCGAACCGCTCATATTCATTTTGCGATTAATAAAAATGGGCACCGGCTTTTGACGTCGCAGATGTACGTGAAAGACAATCCAGACAATGAGTGGGATTCTATTTTCAGGAATACTGGTCGCGCGTCTCACGATTTGCTGTCCGTGCCGTTTAAGCCATTGCCCGGGTCTGAGATTGGCGAATTGACGGCAAATTTTGATGTTGTGATTGGCGAGTCGCCCGAAGACCGGGAAAATGATCGGGGTCGGCGAGGCCGACAGCGCGGGTGGTGGTAA
- a CDS encoding helix-hairpin-helix domain-containing protein, whose product NPNLAGSDEFGALMSKELADLIMAQRPFLSMETLHPVVSKHLDQEEVEKLYVQMFIPINLNTASEEEILLVPGVGKRMAHEFEEYRPYTAIAQWRREMGKYVDDTEVARMEQYVFVPIDLNTATEEEILAIPGVGKRMAHEFEEYRPYSSMEQFRREIGKYVDDGEVARLERYVEIR is encoded by the coding sequence TCAATCCAAATCTCGCAGGATCCGATGAGTTCGGTGCCCTTATGAGTAAAGAACTCGCTGACTTGATTATGGCGCAGCGTCCGTTCCTCAGTATGGAAACATTGCATCCGGTCGTGTCAAAGCATCTCGACCAGGAGGAGGTCGAAAAGCTCTACGTGCAGATGTTTATTCCGATTAATCTGAATACCGCCAGTGAGGAGGAGATTCTTCTGGTGCCTGGCGTGGGAAAGCGGATGGCACACGAGTTTGAGGAGTACCGTCCTTATACGGCTATTGCCCAATGGCGCCGTGAGATGGGTAAGTATGTAGATGATACCGAGGTTGCGCGGATGGAGCAGTATGTTTTTGTGCCTATCGACTTGAACACGGCTACCGAGGAGGAGATCCTCGCCATTCCCGGCGTGGGAAAGCGGATGGCGCACGAGTTTGAGGAGTACCGTCCTTATTCGAGTATGGAACAGTTCCGGCGCGAGATTGGCAAGTATGTCGATGATGGCGAGGTGGCGCGTCTGGAGCGGTACGTGGAGATTAGATAG
- a CDS encoding Rid family hydrolase — translation MKKQPFTSNRGNIPKFPYSQAIIYGDLIFISAQPPVDPETDEIVGDDIKTQTRCILTNISGILEDAGTSLDNVLKVTVILQDRSLFSDFNDAYAEFFPENAPTRTPIFGDTGAHLILLDVIAGME, via the coding sequence ATGAAAAAACAACCCTTCACCAGCAACCGCGGCAACATCCCCAAATTCCCCTACTCGCAAGCCATAATCTACGGCGACCTCATCTTCATCTCTGCCCAGCCCCCGGTCGATCCGGAAACCGATGAAATTGTCGGAGACGATATCAAAACGCAAACCCGGTGCATACTCACCAATATCTCGGGCATACTCGAAGACGCGGGAACATCGCTCGACAACGTTCTAAAAGTAACAGTCATCCTCCAGGACCGCTCTCTTTTTTCGGACTTCAACGACGCCTACGCCGAATTTTTCCCAGAAAACGCACCCACACGCACGCCCATCTTTGGCGATACCGGCGCACACCTCATACTCCTCGACGTCATCGCGGGGATGGAGTAA